A window of Eubacteriaceae bacterium ES3 contains these coding sequences:
- the hydE gene encoding [FeFe] hydrogenase H-cluster radical SAM maturase HydE — MKKLIDKLEQQQTLIHDEFLVLLSNRDAKTASYLFSRAQVVREKVYGNKVFMRGLIEFSSFCKNDCYYCGLRWSNREADRYRLTKEHILTCCTNGYDLGFRTFVLQGGEDPYYNDEKITDLIISIKKIHPDCAVTLSIGEMSRQSYQAFFDAGADRYLLRHETINDAHYRKLHPSDMTSKSRRHCLHDLKEIGYQVGCGFMVGSPYQTMDNLINDLIFLREFDPQMVGVGPFIPHHATPFADQSAGSLELTLFLLGIIRLMLPNVLLPTTTALGTIDPQGREKGILAGANVVMPNLSPVDVRNKYLLYDNKICTGDEAAECLTSLEQSIETTGCRLVIDRGDYKKNK, encoded by the coding sequence ATGAAAAAACTGATCGATAAACTGGAGCAACAACAAACTCTTATTCATGATGAATTTTTAGTTTTACTTAGTAATCGCGACGCAAAAACAGCCTCTTATCTGTTTTCCCGGGCACAGGTGGTGAGAGAGAAAGTTTACGGGAACAAGGTCTTTATGCGTGGATTGATTGAATTCAGCAGTTTCTGCAAGAACGACTGTTATTATTGCGGTCTCCGATGGTCTAATCGAGAAGCTGATCGTTATCGTCTAACAAAAGAACATATACTCACCTGCTGCACAAACGGCTATGACCTTGGTTTTCGTACTTTTGTCCTGCAGGGCGGTGAAGATCCTTACTATAACGATGAAAAAATCACCGATCTGATTATATCCATTAAAAAAATTCACCCTGACTGTGCTGTAACCCTATCCATCGGAGAAATGAGCCGTCAAAGTTATCAGGCTTTTTTTGATGCTGGCGCCGATCGTTATCTGCTCCGACACGAAACTATCAATGACGCACATTACCGGAAGCTGCACCCATCGGATATGACTAGCAAAAGTCGTCGGCACTGTCTGCATGATCTCAAGGAAATCGGCTATCAGGTCGGTTGTGGTTTTATGGTGGGTTCTCCTTATCAAACCATGGATAACCTGATTAACGACCTGATCTTTCTCAGGGAATTTGATCCCCAGATGGTTGGTGTCGGTCCTTTTATCCCGCACCATGCCACTCCTTTTGCTGACCAATCCGCGGGGAGTCTGGAGCTGACGCTTTTTCTGTTGGGAATCATTCGCCTGATGCTGCCAAATGTTTTACTGCCGACAACCACCGCCCTTGGAACAATTGATCCTCAAGGACGCGAAAAGGGCATCCTTGCCGGTGCAAATGTTGTGATGCCAAACCTCTCACCCGTGGATGTCAGGAACAAGTACCTGCTCTATGACAACAAAATCTGCACTGGAGACGAAGCAGCTGAATGCCTTACAAGTCTGGAACAAAGCATTGAAACGACTGGCTGTCGCTTAGTTATTGACCGCGGAGATTACAAAAAAAATAAATAA
- a CDS encoding iron-only hydrogenase system regulator gives METRVAVIGIIVEDANAVEKLNAILHEYGQYIIGRMGIPYREKKISIISIAIDAPQDVISALAGKIGKLKHVSAKTAYSHVISNLEE, from the coding sequence ATGGAAACACGTGTAGCTGTAATCGGTATCATTGTTGAGGACGCGAATGCAGTCGAAAAACTCAACGCGATTCTTCATGAATACGGTCAATATATTATCGGTCGGATGGGGATTCCCTACCGGGAAAAGAAAATAAGCATAATCAGCATTGCCATCGATGCCCCCCAGGATGTTATTAGCGCACTGGCAGGAAAAATTGGAAAACTAAAGCATGTTAGTGCCAAGACCGCCTATTCACACGTTATCTCAAACCTAGAAGAATGA
- a CDS encoding AraC family transcriptional regulator, producing MNHMDLETIKPLIGENINGELFRNIDYHVSEKFGVFEPRMGCCLDLVRENHAHPAYSVIIFFEPEMSFFEETIDLPEDHYLGALIGPDVPHKELIKEDFPQGLVVFVEEDLFKNCYHSIAKSDFSVYHGFELFPIPQNVVKEIRNFMDENSKNLSSRLKDLLGESLTLQLIRSYKKDEVIPRPVITVFDVDGIIDYMQQNLSKSIYMHELAEKAGVSKDHFNRWFKRQTGKNPLDCLIQIRLQESKRMLMETGASITEIAKACGFGNIGHFSTAFKGHFNLTPTAYRKKYYRENLEYLADERLS from the coding sequence ATGAATCATATGGATCTTGAAACGATAAAGCCGCTGATAGGTGAAAACATAAACGGAGAGCTTTTTAGAAATATTGATTATCATGTCAGTGAAAAATTTGGTGTGTTTGAACCTAGGATGGGATGTTGTCTAGATCTGGTTAGGGAAAATCATGCTCACCCGGCTTATTCGGTGATTATTTTTTTTGAGCCAGAAATGTCTTTTTTTGAAGAAACTATTGATTTGCCTGAGGATCATTATTTGGGTGCCCTCATTGGTCCGGATGTACCCCACAAAGAATTAATAAAAGAAGATTTTCCTCAGGGGCTTGTAGTGTTTGTAGAAGAAGATCTGTTTAAAAATTGTTATCATTCCATTGCTAAGTCCGACTTCTCAGTTTATCATGGTTTTGAACTGTTTCCAATTCCTCAGAATGTAGTTAAAGAGATAAGAAATTTTATGGATGAAAATTCTAAAAATTTGTCTTCACGACTCAAAGATTTGTTGGGTGAATCCCTTACCTTGCAGTTGATTCGTTCATATAAAAAGGATGAAGTGATTCCCAGGCCAGTTATTACTGTTTTTGATGTAGATGGGATAATTGACTATATGCAGCAGAACTTAAGTAAGTCTATTTATATGCACGAACTGGCGGAAAAGGCTGGGGTATCCAAAGATCACTTCAATCGCTGGTTCAAGCGTCAGACTGGCAAAAATCCGCTCGACTGTCTAATTCAGATTCGGCTTCAGGAATCAAAAAGAATGCTGATGGAAACAGGTGCTTCCATAACAGAAATTGCTAAAGCCTGTGGCTTTGGCAACATTGGTCATTTTTCCACTGCTTTTAAAGGACATTTTAATTTAACACCCACAGCATATCGTAAAAAGTATTATCGCGAAAATTTGGAGTATTTAGCAGACGAACGACTGTCCTAA
- a CDS encoding EcsC family protein codes for MTNKKTLMKELRRIEKKEQRLQNKKKNQVVRENIDPVIEKVQEKIPQKLEETLQAAFLKGFSLVFEKGTPYIEKTCNKDKLLAQHQKNDAAVDKQKGRKYFHRMKRSSSQSAFFNQSLSAIEGGALGILGIGIPDIPVFIAVIYKSLVEIALHFGYSCESDAEKAYMLMLISASMANDTKKMEYDQRASQLGHQIDSYDAVALDLTDLMKETSEVLSSTLLTTKFIQGLPLVGVLGGLANPLILNKITHYAEIKYQKRYLEKKLDQ; via the coding sequence ATGACAAATAAAAAAACACTTATGAAAGAACTCAGGAGAATCGAAAAAAAAGAACAGCGCCTGCAAAACAAAAAAAAGAATCAGGTCGTCCGGGAAAATATCGATCCAGTCATCGAAAAAGTACAGGAAAAGATTCCTCAAAAACTGGAGGAAACTCTCCAAGCTGCCTTTTTAAAAGGATTTTCTCTTGTCTTCGAAAAGGGAACGCCCTACATCGAAAAAACCTGCAATAAAGATAAGTTGCTTGCACAACATCAGAAAAATGATGCAGCTGTAGATAAACAAAAAGGCCGTAAATATTTTCATCGAATGAAACGATCTTCATCACAGTCCGCCTTTTTTAATCAGTCGCTTTCAGCAATTGAAGGAGGTGCTTTAGGCATTCTGGGTATTGGAATCCCCGATATTCCGGTCTTTATTGCCGTCATCTATAAGTCGCTTGTAGAAATTGCACTTCATTTCGGTTATTCCTGCGAATCTGATGCTGAAAAAGCTTATATGTTAATGCTTATCAGTGCAAGCATGGCAAATGATACAAAAAAAATGGAATACGATCAAAGAGCATCTCAATTAGGCCATCAAATCGATAGTTATGATGCCGTTGCCCTCGATCTGACAGATCTGATGAAAGAAACTTCCGAAGTCCTCTCCAGTACATTGCTCACTACCAAATTTATTCAGGGACTCCCTCTTGTCGGAGTTCTTGGGGGGCTGGCCAACCCACTTATCCTAAATAAAATCACTCACTATGCTGAAATCAAATATCAGAAACGTTATCTGGAAAAAAAATTAGATCAGTAA
- a CDS encoding PadR family transcriptional regulator, translating to MNISKDLMAASAIPLILSILKKQDSYGYQMIKEVKDLSGNNLEWSEGMLYPVLHRLEEKELIKSYWEKQAGKRRRKYYQITKKGLEELEEQNKQWEVIRQALKKTENWVGAMEECLCLI from the coding sequence ATGAATATATCAAAAGATTTGATGGCTGCGTCAGCTATTCCATTGATTTTATCAATTTTAAAAAAGCAGGACTCATATGGTTATCAGATGATAAAAGAAGTAAAAGACTTATCGGGTAATAATCTTGAATGGTCCGAGGGGATGCTGTATCCGGTATTGCATCGGCTGGAGGAAAAAGAACTGATAAAATCCTACTGGGAGAAACAAGCAGGAAAAAGGAGACGCAAGTATTACCAGATCACAAAAAAAGGTCTGGAGGAACTTGAAGAGCAGAATAAACAGTGGGAAGTAATCCGGCAGGCTCTTAAGAAAACGGAAAACTGGGTAGGTGCTATGGAGGAATGCCTATGTTTGATTTAG
- a CDS encoding permease prefix domain 1-containing protein, which translates to MFDLEKQIIDWKVFLIDKGKIADDHLLEMENHLRDEIEDLMAAGLSEEEAFLISVKRFGNIHELSKEYKKVNTDQLWKQLLLNPEGTIEKDDNKRLIGLVVLFSVLSGSLMKLPEWFGLSVASDELFYLKNISFFILPFVGLFFLLKNRIENKRIWGLLALYALLVFPVNLYPFTAPGDTAFLTALHLPLFFWLVTGIFYMGDEWRSRRERMNFVRFTGEAFIYGTLIACGLIVLAVFVMAIFQAINIDAEFFVENVLIYYGMTGAVMITVFLVETKKSMVENFAPVLAKIFSPFFLLTIVIFLIAMIVTGTSPFVDRDFLIAFDFMLMMVLALVLYVISSRKSEDKVSLFDYLSLALILVALLIDGIALSAITFRLSAYGITPNKMAALGANIAMLINLLGLAFYYIRFILKKSSFEQLVKFQTVYLNIYFLWFGFVAFVFPILFNFA; encoded by the coding sequence ATGTTTGATTTAGAGAAGCAGATTATCGATTGGAAGGTATTTCTGATCGACAAAGGTAAAATTGCTGATGACCATTTACTGGAAATGGAAAACCATTTGCGTGACGAGATTGAAGATCTAATGGCAGCCGGATTATCGGAAGAAGAGGCCTTTTTAATCAGTGTTAAACGTTTTGGAAATATCCACGAACTGTCAAAAGAATATAAAAAAGTGAATACAGACCAGCTCTGGAAACAGCTTTTGTTAAATCCAGAAGGGACTATCGAAAAAGATGACAACAAAAGACTAATCGGATTAGTGGTGCTTTTTTCAGTTCTTTCGGGAAGCCTGATGAAACTGCCAGAATGGTTTGGACTGTCTGTGGCAAGTGATGAACTGTTTTATTTAAAGAATATTAGTTTTTTTATCCTGCCCTTTGTTGGCTTGTTTTTTCTTTTAAAAAATAGGATTGAGAATAAGAGAATATGGGGACTGTTGGCCCTGTATGCTTTACTTGTTTTTCCGGTCAATTTATATCCTTTTACAGCACCTGGAGATACAGCTTTTCTAACAGCTCTTCATTTACCGCTTTTTTTCTGGCTGGTCACCGGGATTTTTTATATGGGAGATGAATGGCGTAGCAGACGTGAGCGGATGAATTTTGTGCGTTTTACCGGTGAGGCATTTATTTATGGAACGCTAATAGCATGCGGACTGATCGTTTTAGCAGTTTTTGTGATGGCCATTTTTCAGGCGATTAATATTGATGCGGAATTCTTTGTAGAAAATGTTCTGATATATTACGGGATGACAGGAGCAGTGATGATTACGGTTTTTCTGGTAGAAACGAAAAAAAGTATGGTTGAAAATTTTGCTCCCGTGTTAGCTAAAATATTTTCCCCCTTTTTTTTACTGACTATTGTTATTTTCCTGATTGCGATGATTGTCACAGGCACTAGTCCGTTTGTAGACCGAGATTTTCTGATTGCCTTTGATTTTATGCTGATGATGGTATTGGCATTAGTACTTTATGTAATATCGTCGAGAAAATCAGAAGATAAGGTAAGTTTATTTGATTATTTAAGCTTGGCACTAATACTTGTAGCCCTGCTGATTGACGGAATTGCCTTGTCTGCAATTACTTTCCGACTAAGCGCTTATGGAATTACGCCCAATAAAATGGCAGCTTTAGGAGCAAACATCGCTATGTTGATAAATCTTCTGGGTTTGGCTTTTTATTATATACGATTTATTTTAAAGAAAAGCTCTTTTGAACAACTGGTCAAATTTCAGACTGTATATCTTAATATCTATTTTTTATGGTTTGGTTTTGTAGCCTTTGTTTTTCCAATTTTATTTAATTTTGCATAG
- a CDS encoding NADP-dependent malic enzyme: protein MGIQEEALKKHEEWQGKLTIDSKVPVENEKDLSLAYTPGVAEPCRMIEKNKGDVYKYTGKGNTVAIVTDGSAVLGLGDIGPEAGLPVMEGKAVLFKEFGGVDAFPICIDSKDVDDIVKTVKLIAPGFGGINLEDIASPRCAEIERKLKEELDIPVFHDDQHGTAVVVIAALLNALKLVGKNWDNVRVAMSGAGAAGSAIARMLLSMGVKDIIVCSSKGILSADENYSNWVHQEIAQMTNKERIKGSLADAMKGADVFIGVSAPGIVTEEMVASMADDAIVLPMANPDPEIDPAQARKAGARIIGTGRSDYPNQINNVLAFPGIFRGALDARASDINEEMKIAAAKAIAGLIKKEELKEDYIIVPAFDERVGQAVATAVHQAAKDSGVARL from the coding sequence GTGGGAATTCAGGAAGAAGCGTTAAAAAAGCACGAAGAATGGCAAGGAAAATTAACGATTGATAGCAAGGTACCGGTAGAAAACGAAAAAGACTTATCTTTAGCATACACACCCGGGGTAGCTGAACCTTGTCGGATGATCGAAAAAAATAAAGGTGATGTTTATAAATATACTGGTAAAGGAAACACCGTTGCCATTGTTACAGATGGATCGGCTGTTTTGGGACTAGGGGATATCGGACCCGAAGCCGGTCTTCCAGTAATGGAAGGAAAAGCCGTGCTATTTAAAGAATTTGGCGGGGTAGATGCTTTTCCAATTTGCATCGATTCCAAGGACGTGGACGACATTGTAAAAACGGTTAAACTGATTGCTCCAGGTTTTGGCGGTATTAATCTTGAAGATATCGCTTCACCCCGTTGCGCTGAAATAGAAAGAAAACTCAAGGAAGAACTGGATATTCCGGTATTTCATGATGATCAGCACGGGACTGCGGTAGTTGTGATAGCAGCACTTCTAAACGCTTTAAAGCTGGTTGGAAAAAACTGGGACAATGTGAGGGTTGCTATGAGCGGTGCTGGTGCAGCCGGTTCTGCCATTGCCAGAATGCTTTTATCTATGGGTGTAAAAGACATTATTGTCTGCAGCAGCAAAGGGATTTTATCAGCAGATGAAAATTATTCTAATTGGGTACATCAGGAAATTGCTCAGATGACCAATAAAGAGCGGATTAAAGGAAGCTTAGCCGACGCCATGAAGGGTGCAGATGTCTTCATTGGGGTTTCAGCTCCAGGAATCGTGACAGAAGAGATGGTTGCTTCGATGGCTGACGATGCTATTGTTCTGCCAATGGCCAATCCTGATCCGGAGATAGACCCAGCCCAGGCGAGAAAAGCCGGAGCCCGAATTATTGGAACAGGGCGGTCGGATTATCCCAACCAGATTAACAATGTACTTGCTTTTCCGGGAATCTTTAGAGGTGCCCTTGATGCCCGTGCATCAGATATTAATGAAGAAATGAAGATCGCAGCAGCCAAAGCTATTGCCGGACTGATTAAAAAAGAAGAATTAAAAGAAGATTATATCATCGTTCCGGCTTTTGATGAACGGGTTGGTCAAGCTGTGGCTACAGCAGTCCACCAGGCGGCAAAAGATTCAGGGGTAGCACGATTATAA
- a CDS encoding Lrp/AsnC family transcriptional regulator, with protein sequence MDSIDRKILNILQKDARISIKELAAKVYLSSPAVSARIEQLEKAQYIKKYQAVVDPIKMGYHIKAFVNLKVEPIQKKDFYPYIEKCPNVIECNCVTGDYSMLLEVRFPSTHELDAFIGDLQQFGQTKTLIVFSTSVEHRGIELPIEA encoded by the coding sequence CTGGATTCGATTGATCGGAAAATTTTGAATATTCTTCAAAAGGATGCCCGCATATCTATTAAAGAGCTTGCAGCAAAGGTTTATCTTTCATCACCGGCGGTATCAGCACGAATCGAACAACTGGAAAAAGCCCAGTATATAAAAAAATACCAGGCAGTTGTTGACCCCATTAAAATGGGATATCATATAAAAGCATTTGTCAATCTTAAAGTAGAACCAATCCAGAAAAAAGATTTTTACCCCTACATTGAAAAATGTCCCAATGTGATTGAATGCAATTGTGTTACCGGAGATTATTCAATGCTACTGGAAGTACGCTTTCCCAGCACCCACGAGCTTGATGCATTCATCGGAGATCTGCAGCAGTTTGGCCAGACCAAAACGCTGATTGTCTTTTCAACCTCTGTTGAACATCGAGGTATTGAGCTTCCAATTGAAGCCTGA
- a CDS encoding aldehyde ferredoxin oxidoreductase family protein produces the protein MIQGGYMGKVLRVNLSTKEISVEELQEKVAKDYIGGAGFGIKYLFDEVPGDTEPLSPENKLIFAPGPLSGTTAPCASRMAVTTKSPLTGAVGMSLSGGYFPVELKFAGYDVLIIEGKAEKPVYLLIKDDKVSIRSAQKVWGMDTMMTQTVIKQDVNDQNTRIACIGPAGENLSKMASIINERRAFGRKGVGAVMGSKNLKAIAVRGTNQVPVADVEAFDKARKFMLGAMKESPVLYPEFSKMGTPMVVDATSALGIFPSENYKSTGEKDYTKGIGAESSISRNKGSEHCYGCPVGCTQLKLAKGKLYEGGMSDPEYETYYSLGSVVGVDNIDSIIYNDHLCDKLGMDTMSVGVTIAFAMELFEKGILTLEDTDGLDLSFGNYEAVTRLISDIAFRRKGLGGLLCDGSKVMAEKIGGDVSKYAMEIKGLELPAYDPRGAKAHGLNFATSYTGADHNRGYAFQEVFGIPVPEAVDRFAVDGKGKLTKWNQDIRCATTDCPTMCGFLMDMAVPAIAEQNTADLVNAASGIGLTKEDVGKVGERVNNLARVYNISAGFTRADDTFPERIMNEAIKEGGSKGQLISHDDLDLMLNEYYEARNWTNEGVPTPDKLDELDLPEAKEVLKNLDLI, from the coding sequence ATGATTCAAGGTGGTTACATGGGAAAAGTATTAAGGGTTAATTTGTCAACGAAGGAAATATCCGTAGAGGAGTTACAGGAAAAAGTGGCAAAGGACTATATCGGTGGTGCTGGCTTTGGTATTAAATATCTGTTTGACGAAGTGCCGGGAGATACTGAACCATTAAGTCCGGAAAATAAATTGATTTTTGCACCAGGACCTTTGAGTGGAACCACTGCTCCTTGTGCGAGTAGAATGGCAGTTACTACAAAATCACCATTAACGGGAGCGGTAGGAATGTCTTTGTCGGGTGGCTATTTTCCGGTTGAGCTTAAATTCGCCGGTTATGATGTTCTGATTATTGAGGGGAAAGCGGAAAAACCTGTTTACCTACTAATTAAGGATGATAAAGTGTCTATTAGAAGCGCCCAAAAGGTTTGGGGGATGGATACAATGATGACCCAGACTGTCATTAAGCAGGATGTAAACGATCAGAATACCAGAATTGCCTGTATCGGTCCGGCTGGCGAAAACTTATCTAAAATGGCTTCAATCATTAATGAAAGACGTGCTTTTGGAAGAAAAGGTGTTGGCGCGGTTATGGGATCTAAAAACCTTAAAGCTATAGCTGTTCGGGGAACGAATCAGGTTCCGGTCGCTGATGTAGAAGCTTTTGATAAAGCCAGAAAATTTATGCTTGGTGCCATGAAAGAAAGTCCGGTGCTTTATCCGGAATTTTCCAAAATGGGTACACCAATGGTAGTTGATGCAACATCAGCTTTGGGGATCTTTCCGTCAGAAAATTATAAATCGACGGGAGAAAAAGATTATACAAAGGGTATCGGCGCTGAATCGAGTATCAGTCGAAATAAAGGAAGTGAACATTGCTACGGCTGTCCGGTCGGCTGTACTCAGCTAAAACTGGCCAAGGGTAAGCTTTATGAAGGTGGGATGTCTGATCCCGAATATGAGACATATTATAGTTTGGGTAGTGTCGTGGGAGTGGATAATATCGACAGCATTATTTACAATGATCACTTATGTGATAAACTTGGTATGGATACCATGTCGGTTGGGGTAACCATAGCTTTTGCCATGGAATTATTTGAAAAAGGGATTCTGACTCTTGAAGACACTGATGGTCTCGATTTAAGCTTTGGTAATTATGAGGCGGTAACCCGGTTGATTTCGGATATCGCCTTTAGAAGAAAAGGTTTGGGAGGTCTTTTATGTGATGGATCGAAAGTGATGGCTGAAAAAATTGGCGGTGATGTTTCCAAATATGCCATGGAGATCAAAGGGCTTGAGCTGCCAGCCTATGATCCCCGTGGAGCTAAAGCCCATGGTTTAAATTTTGCGACTAGTTATACCGGTGCAGATCATAACCGTGGATATGCATTCCAGGAAGTATTTGGCATTCCTGTACCGGAAGCAGTTGATCGTTTTGCTGTAGACGGGAAAGGGAAACTGACGAAATGGAATCAGGATATTCGTTGCGCCACAACTGATTGTCCGACAATGTGCGGATTTTTGATGGATATGGCAGTGCCAGCGATTGCCGAACAAAACACGGCAGACCTGGTTAATGCAGCAAGTGGTATTGGCCTTACAAAGGAAGATGTTGGAAAAGTAGGTGAGCGAGTTAATAATCTGGCACGGGTCTATAATATATCAGCAGGATTTACCAGAGCGGATGATACATTTCCGGAAAGAATTATGAATGAAGCGATTAAGGAGGGGGGATCAAAAGGTCAGTTAATCAGCCATGATGACCTGGATTTGATGCTTAATGAGTATTATGAAGCCAGAAACTGGACCAATGAAGGGGTACCGACTCCGGATAAACTGGACGAACTTGATCTACCTGAGGCAAAAGAAGTGCTTAAAAATTTAGATCTGATATAA
- a CDS encoding MoaD/ThiS family protein: MIKLKIKAIIGLKVLMNGNGEDEIELSEGTTVYDALVTLCRIYGQPLEHRLFDDQKNLNAGITVFVNGCVIWAIKGLATQLNEGDEILIFPPLGGG; encoded by the coding sequence ATGATAAAGCTTAAAATTAAGGCAATCATCGGGCTGAAAGTCCTGATGAATGGAAATGGGGAAGATGAGATTGAACTTTCAGAGGGAACAACGGTTTATGATGCCTTAGTCACTTTGTGCAGGATTTATGGACAACCACTGGAGCACAGACTTTTTGATGATCAAAAAAATTTGAATGCGGGGATTACTGTTTTTGTGAATGGGTGTGTGATCTGGGCCATAAAAGGTTTAGCGACACAACTAAACGAGGGGGATGAAATTCTGATTTTTCCACCCTTGGGTGGCGGATGA
- a CDS encoding MarR family transcriptional regulator, which translates to MNEDHLKLENQLCFPLYAVAKEVVRQYKPLLDRLGLTYTQYITMMVLWEHESINVKALGQYLHLDSGTLTPLLKRLEQNGYISRFRSREDERNVLINLTDAGKELKNQAMSIPEQIASCLPLTEEEGKTLYQLLYKILDSNLCSIKKTGA; encoded by the coding sequence ATGAACGAAGACCATTTAAAGCTGGAAAACCAATTGTGCTTCCCCCTATACGCTGTTGCCAAGGAAGTCGTCAGACAGTATAAACCTTTGCTTGACCGTCTGGGACTGACCTATACCCAATATATCACCATGATGGTCCTCTGGGAGCATGAGTCCATTAATGTAAAAGCATTGGGGCAATATCTGCATCTGGATTCCGGAACCCTGACCCCGCTGTTAAAGCGTCTGGAGCAAAATGGCTACATCAGTCGTTTCCGGTCAAGGGAGGACGAAAGAAATGTTTTGATTAACCTCACTGATGCAGGAAAAGAGCTTAAAAATCAGGCCATGTCAATTCCTGAGCAGATTGCCTCCTGCCTTCCCCTTACGGAAGAAGAAGGAAAAACCCTATATCAGTTGCTTTACAAAATCCTTGATTCCAATCTTTGCTCAATTAAAAAAACAGGTGCATAA
- a CDS encoding glutathione peroxidase: MKLYDITVKDANGSDVLLKEYEGKVLLIVNTATHCGLTPQYAGLQDLYDRYQKDGFEILDFPCNQFANQAPEATDEIKTFCESRFGTTFRLFDKIDVNGANESPLYTYLKSEKGGLLGSAIKWNFTKFLIDSKGNVIKRFSPKDTPDKIEADIKKLLTL; this comes from the coding sequence ATGAAATTATATGATATTACTGTTAAAGATGCCAACGGTTCAGATGTCCTCTTAAAGGAGTATGAAGGCAAAGTCCTTCTGATTGTCAATACTGCTACACACTGTGGCTTGACTCCCCAGTATGCCGGCTTACAGGATCTTTATGATCGCTACCAGAAAGACGGCTTTGAAATCCTCGATTTTCCCTGCAATCAGTTTGCCAATCAGGCTCCCGAAGCAACCGACGAAATAAAAACCTTCTGCGAGTCGCGTTTTGGAACGACTTTTCGTCTGTTTGACAAAATAGATGTTAATGGTGCTAACGAATCCCCTTTATATACTTACTTGAAATCAGAAAAGGGTGGTCTGCTGGGTTCAGCTATCAAATGGAATTTTACAAAATTTCTGATCGATTCCAAGGGAAATGTCATTAAACGATTTTCACCTAAAGATACTCCGGATAAAATAGAAGCTGATATTAAGAAATTACTTACCCTCTAA
- a CDS encoding PAS domain S-box protein yields the protein MIKKQSNLINYWNQFIQTGVVHENVRKDIAEGWKRCKKNGIDYHSAMGLEVGREEFTQKLEYNKAFIQISKSVMQKAYHTVANLDTLVFITDAEGCILAQYKDSSTSVPANETKLLPGYRWSEDLNGMTSMDLAMRLDKPVRIIGAEHFCVNQQICAGSSAPIHDDSGRIIGSLNLISLLEQYSKHSLGIVTAGAELIENQMRLELALRLFKTTFNTMSEGMILFDQNYKIEEMNDSAKMILGLSEAGLYEFDIRKSLQFDKLEELLHKKDKELNFRLNRRTIHCIGDVEIVELSHNRIFYAIVFKEAKTGQ from the coding sequence ATGATCAAAAAACAAAGCAATCTGATAAATTACTGGAATCAGTTTATCCAAACGGGTGTTGTTCATGAAAATGTCCGAAAAGATATTGCTGAGGGCTGGAAGAGGTGCAAAAAAAATGGAATCGACTATCATTCAGCTATGGGCCTTGAAGTGGGGAGAGAAGAATTTACTCAAAAGCTGGAATATAATAAGGCGTTCATTCAAATTTCCAAAAGCGTAATGCAAAAAGCCTATCATACCGTTGCAAACCTGGATACATTAGTTTTTATTACTGATGCCGAAGGCTGTATTCTGGCACAATATAAGGATTCGAGCACCTCTGTTCCGGCTAATGAAACGAAACTGCTGCCAGGCTATCGTTGGAGTGAGGACTTAAATGGAATGACCTCAATGGATTTGGCGATGCGGCTTGACAAACCGGTTCGTATTATTGGCGCGGAACACTTTTGTGTCAACCAGCAGATATGTGCCGGTTCTTCAGCTCCGATCCATGACGATTCCGGAAGAATAATCGGGAGTTTGAACTTAATCAGCCTTTTGGAGCAGTACAGTAAGCATTCCTTGGGGATCGTAACCGCCGGAGCCGAACTAATCGAGAACCAGATGAGATTGGAACTGGCTTTGAGATTATTTAAAACGACTTTTAATACAATGTCTGAAGGGATGATTTTGTTCGATCAGAATTATAAGATTGAAGAGATGAATGATAGTGCCAAAATGATTTTAGGGCTTTCCGAAGCAGGGCTTTATGAGTTTGATATTCGCAAATCGCTTCAATTTGATAAGCTTGAGGAATTGCTGCATAAAAAAGATAAAGAGCTGAATTTCCGCTTGAACAGGCGAACAATACACTGCATCGGAGATGTGGAAATTGTCGAACTGAGCCACAATAGAATTTTTTATGCCATTGTATTTAAAGAGGCTAAAACCGGTCAATAA